A window from Cryptomeria japonica chromosome 1, Sugi_1.0, whole genome shotgun sequence encodes these proteins:
- the LOC131041960 gene encoding putative ripening-related protein 1: MVNINNIVQILLLVSAVLISFAIPSISQKNGCGQASSARTIRTWELVFVPPPAEVAAAAVASRVGSCGEATRLETVATRDTGAECCSASKTYPKFDCSPAVSSATPAILTLNDFTDGGDGGGPSSCEGKYYNNTEKVVALSTGWFDSSRRCLKMIRISANGKSVVAKVVDECDSRNGCDFDHGYQPPCRNSIVDASAVVWDALGIRQDRQGDDLSVTWAMA, encoded by the exons ATGGTAAACATTAATAATATTGtgcaaattcttcttcttgtaAGTGCGGTGCTCATTTCATTTGCAATCCCTTCCATATCGCAGAAGAATGGATGTGGGCAAGCCT CAAGTGCACGGACGATCCGGACGTGGGAACTCGTATTTGTTCCTCCACCGGCGGAGGTGGCGGCGGCGGCAGTTGCAAGTCGAGTGGGCAGCTGCGGGGAAGCGACCCGCCTAGAGACAGTTGCAACACGGGATACTGGAGCGGAGTGTTGCAGTGCCTCCAAGACCTACCCAAAGTTCGACTGCTCTCCCGCCGTCTCCTCCGCCACTCCTGCCATTCTTACGCTCAACGATTTCACTGACGGCGGAGACGGAGGCGGGCCATCGAGCTGTGAAGGAAAGTATTACAACAACACGGAGAAGGTGGTGGCGCTTTCTACCGGTTGGTTCGACAGCAGCAGGCGGTGCTTGAAGATGATTCGAATCTCAGCTAATGGGAAGAGTGTAGTTGCGAAAGTGGTGGACGAGTGCGACTCCAGGAACGGATGCGATTTCGACCACGGTTATCAGCCGCCTTGCAGGAATAGTATTGTGGATGCGTCTGCTGTGGTGTGGGATGCGTTGGGCATCCGTCAAGACCGTCAAGGAGACGATTTATCCGTCACCTGGGCCATGGCTTGA